The following proteins come from a genomic window of uncultured Treponema sp.:
- a CDS encoding SurA N-terminal domain-containing protein, translated as MKKFSIGLLILFAAFGAFAQSDLQPLAVVKLNKSETITVKQLKTRASFIQKQYGMESLPIEQKQALLENLIAEKLITQAAAKEGLSVTDSQVDDAFLNTFSQQLGTRVSEAQLEDLIKKQAGKSLDEYIKEYSGMSKSEYKAYLKNQLIIQQYVFSKKQSEIQAVAATDEEIRNAYEMNKSTFVWNDMMKLFLVMVPKGSNDMAARALATDLRNKYKGDSKKSEEIKNSNENGTNYRAGDITVAKTAQQAQQLGWSIDKLNELFGKSAGYLSEVTETASDFQFYAVLKKYDAKMLSISDVVQPETTVTVYDYLKRNITSQKQSQYFTEAAQEISKSLDIPSNVDRKKTGDALKKLLNWQ; from the coding sequence ATGAAAAAATTTTCTATTGGATTATTGATTTTATTTGCTGCATTTGGAGCTTTTGCCCAAAGTGATTTGCAGCCTCTTGCAGTTGTAAAACTTAATAAATCAGAAACAATTACTGTAAAGCAGTTGAAGACGCGCGCAAGTTTCATTCAGAAGCAGTACGGAATGGAATCTCTTCCTATTGAACAGAAGCAGGCTCTCTTGGAAAATCTTATCGCTGAAAAACTGATTACTCAGGCAGCGGCAAAAGAAGGGCTTTCTGTTACAGACAGTCAGGTTGATGACGCTTTCTTGAATACTTTTAGCCAGCAGCTTGGAACTCGTGTTTCAGAAGCTCAGCTTGAAGACTTGATTAAAAAGCAGGCTGGAAAATCCTTGGATGAATATATAAAAGAATACAGCGGAATGTCAAAGTCTGAATACAAGGCTTACTTGAAAAATCAGCTTATAATTCAACAGTATGTATTTTCAAAAAAGCAGTCTGAAATTCAGGCGGTAGCTGCAACTGATGAAGAAATCCGCAACGCTTACGAAATGAACAAGTCAACTTTTGTTTGGAACGACATGATGAAGCTTTTCCTTGTTATGGTTCCAAAGGGAAGCAATGATATGGCTGCCCGCGCTTTGGCAACAGACTTGAGAAACAAATACAAAGGCGATTCAAAAAAATCCGAAGAAATTAAAAATTCAAATGAAAACGGAACTAATTACAGAGCAGGCGACATTACAGTTGCAAAAACAGCTCAGCAGGCTCAGCAGCTTGGATGGTCAATTGACAAGCTTAATGAGCTTTTTGGAAAATCCGCAGGTTATCTTTCTGAAGTTACAGAAACTGCTTCTGACTTCCAGTTTTACGCTGTTCTAAAAAAGTACGATGCAAAAATGCTTTCAATCAGCGATGTTGTTCAGCCGGAAACAACTGTAACTGTTTACGATTATTTGAAGCGCAACATTACTTCTCAAAAACAGAGCCAGTATTTTACAGAAGCCGCTCAGGAAATTTCAAAGTCGCTTGACATTCCTTCAAATGTTGACCGCAAAAAAACAGGCGATGCTCTTAAAAAGCTCCTTAATTGGCAATAG
- the nusB gene encoding transcription antitermination factor NusB, with product MSRRNGRIFAVQALYSYDVGKASLEDLLKLEWLKEDSENNPNGKFVLPETVTENPESEDFSQSRAESYDFARLLISGTINHIQEIDEKIKAHLTANWNFDRLNRVTLSILRISVFALLYQKELKPTIIIDEAIAISKEFGTDDSFRFINAILDTISKEEVA from the coding sequence GTGTCCAGAAGAAATGGTCGTATTTTTGCGGTTCAGGCTTTGTATTCCTATGATGTCGGCAAGGCGTCTCTTGAAGATTTGCTGAAGCTTGAATGGCTGAAAGAAGATTCTGAAAATAATCCAAACGGAAAATTTGTTCTGCCCGAAACTGTAACGGAAAATCCTGAAAGTGAAGATTTTTCCCAGTCGCGGGCTGAATCTTATGATTTTGCGCGTTTGCTGATTTCAGGAACAATAAATCATATTCAGGAAATTGATGAAAAAATAAAGGCGCATTTGACTGCGAATTGGAATTTTGACCGCTTGAACAGAGTTACACTTTCAATTTTGCGTATCAGCGTTTTTGCCTTGCTTTATCAAAAGGAGCTTAAGCCAACAATAATTATTGATGAAGCCATTGCAATTTCAAAAGAATTTGGAACAGACGATTCTTTTAGATTTATAAATGCAATTCTTGATACAATCAGCAAAGAAGAGGTAGCGTGA
- a CDS encoding tetratricopeptide repeat protein: MSKKSICIAAFCCLAAVLVCSCSSHSEGSSFTSALDSVDAAVSQNSAEDALKSLKKLEKKAYASYEFLGIAKRYFFLGEAKSAERVLKKGLKKNPKNPELSAVYANFLLRENRLEEAFQISLCLKDSRYSSIYAECVLKKALLAIENGEPVLKSAFNPVSKKKKNKSAEIKTSEEIKEIFCSPDFISVYKNAFDGSDESIWIFNAASIFMRSGEFKNAVALYPKKISSSKESLFWGCIFFDSGLYAESIAALEASSKLASFAEKTDLPTKIEILSLESDGFYIEGEENSSEKIRQNLIQNFPNIPPQIYMNSAMFAKRNNDFEKEQKLLDFLSVDFPDYLPGLAALGEFSLDQIKNQHEDFLSQKIRNAGLKTLSMEKKDKVPVVSFDSVLEKLDSLIASKNSEALVLKDALVAQKNKIDKTEKPVSDIWLMLEKNVSAENIYPESVLKHCVFSLLNENSEPDAEALFDSYYKSKYDFLPEDSPENLELWECELCAWFACKKGNFKSGISLYNFIAENYGNRIAALNSSSKNSSIINAFVNLGVLYASVDRLPEALDSLNMASAKSSEGKEKAEILFRIAQLEWKQGNLYGASRALKYALSLDSENNKARLLQKKIQAEK, encoded by the coding sequence GTGAGCAAAAAATCAATCTGCATTGCGGCGTTTTGCTGCTTGGCTGCAGTTTTAGTTTGTTCGTGCTCTTCTCATTCTGAAGGTTCATCTTTTACTTCTGCGCTGGATTCTGTTGATGCTGCTGTTTCTCAGAATTCCGCGGAAGACGCTTTAAAATCCTTAAAAAAACTTGAAAAAAAAGCTTATGCTTCTTATGAATTTCTTGGAATTGCAAAACGCTATTTTTTCCTTGGCGAAGCAAAATCAGCGGAACGGGTTTTAAAAAAAGGCCTTAAAAAAAATCCCAAAAATCCTGAGCTTTCCGCTGTGTACGCAAATTTTCTTTTAAGAGAAAATCGGCTTGAAGAAGCTTTTCAAATTTCACTTTGCTTAAAAGATTCCAGATATTCTTCGATTTATGCGGAATGCGTTTTAAAAAAAGCCTTGCTTGCGATAGAAAATGGCGAGCCTGTTTTGAAATCTGCATTCAATCCTGTTTCCAAAAAAAAGAAAAATAAATCCGCGGAAATAAAAACTTCGGAAGAAATAAAAGAAATTTTTTGCAGTCCGGATTTTATTTCTGTGTACAAAAATGCTTTTGATGGTTCGGATGAAAGCATTTGGATTTTTAATGCCGCTTCAATTTTTATGCGCAGCGGTGAATTTAAAAATGCCGTGGCTTTGTATCCAAAGAAAATTTCAAGCAGCAAGGAAAGTCTTTTTTGGGGCTGCATTTTTTTTGATTCAGGACTTTACGCGGAAAGCATTGCAGCTTTGGAAGCCAGCTCAAAACTTGCCTCGTTCGCAGAAAAAACTGATTTGCCCACAAAAATTGAAATTCTTTCTCTTGAGTCGGACGGATTTTATATTGAAGGCGAGGAAAATTCTTCCGAGAAAATTCGTCAAAATCTTATTCAGAATTTTCCAAATATTCCGCCGCAGATATACATGAACAGCGCAATGTTTGCCAAGCGGAACAACGATTTTGAAAAAGAACAAAAACTTCTCGATTTTCTTTCTGTTGATTTTCCAGATTATTTGCCGGGACTTGCGGCTCTTGGCGAATTTTCACTTGATCAGATAAAAAATCAGCATGAGGATTTTCTTTCGCAAAAAATTAGAAACGCCGGATTAAAAACTTTGAGCATGGAAAAAAAAGACAAAGTTCCGGTTGTGTCGTTTGATTCCGTTCTTGAAAAACTTGATTCTCTTATTGCGTCCAAAAATTCGGAAGCCTTGGTTTTAAAGGATGCGCTTGTTGCTCAAAAAAATAAAATTGATAAAACTGAAAAGCCTGTTTCTGACATTTGGCTGATGCTTGAAAAAAATGTTTCCGCGGAAAATATTTATCCTGAATCTGTTTTAAAGCACTGCGTTTTTTCTCTTTTAAATGAAAATTCCGAGCCGGATGCGGAAGCTCTTTTTGATTCATATTACAAGTCTAAGTATGATTTTTTGCCTGAAGATTCGCCTGAAAACCTTGAGCTTTGGGAATGTGAACTTTGCGCCTGGTTTGCCTGCAAAAAAGGAAATTTCAAATCTGGAATTTCTCTTTACAATTTTATCGCGGAAAATTATGGAAACCGGATTGCCGCGTTGAATTCTTCTTCAAAAAATTCTTCAATTATAAACGCGTTTGTCAATCTTGGCGTTTTGTATGCTAGCGTTGACCGTCTGCCAGAAGCTTTGGATTCGCTTAACATGGCTTCTGCAAAATCGTCTGAAGGAAAAGAAAAGGCTGAAATTTTGTTTAGAATTGCACAGCTTGAATGGAAGCAGGGAAATTTGTACGGAGCTTCAAGAGCTTTAAAATATGCGCTTTCGTTGGATTCAGAAAATAACAAGGCGCGTTTGCTTCAGAAAAAAATTCAGGCGGAAAAATGA
- a CDS encoding co-chaperone GroES: protein MKVKPLADRVLVKQVAAETKTAGGLIIPDTAQEKTQQAVVEAVGPGTEKEKITVKPGEKILYDKYAGTGIKIDGEDYLILKNCDIIAVVE from the coding sequence ATGAAAGTAAAACCATTGGCAGACAGAGTTTTGGTAAAGCAGGTTGCCGCAGAAACAAAAACAGCTGGCGGACTTATTATTCCAGACACAGCGCAGGAAAAAACTCAGCAGGCTGTTGTTGAAGCTGTTGGTCCGGGAACTGAAAAGGAAAAAATCACTGTAAAGCCTGGTGAAAAAATTTTGTATGACAAGTACGCTGGAACAGGAATTAAGATTGACGGTGAAGACTATCTTATTCTTAAAAACTGCGACATTATTGCTGTTGTAGAGTAA
- a CDS encoding RNA polymerase sigma factor RpoD/SigA produces the protein MTNVSAKDLDVVRIHLNEIKKIPLLTNDEETQLATKAAAGDKAARDKLLTSNMRFVIKIASQYLNKGLEYEDLISEGYLGLMKALDHFDVSKGYHFISYAVWWIRQSIMKAIVDFGRPIRLPVNKDAELTEIKRACHSVNPHGKKSEEEELEEVALKLGMTKHHIREMLNISQEMISLDSPISGDSDTALVDTVSAGTFTPEDAAIDASLKTEIDKAFVGLDKKSVEVLNMRYGLNGQGERTLKEVGEKMNLSRERVRQIEKHAIAKIRANKICDISLKDYVA, from the coding sequence ATGACTAATGTTTCAGCAAAAGATTTGGACGTTGTGAGGATTCATCTTAATGAAATAAAGAAAATTCCTCTTCTTACAAATGACGAAGAAACTCAGCTTGCAACAAAAGCCGCTGCTGGAGACAAAGCCGCAAGAGACAAGCTTTTGACTTCCAATATGCGCTTTGTTATAAAAATTGCTTCACAGTATTTGAACAAAGGTCTTGAATACGAGGATTTGATAAGTGAAGGCTATCTTGGACTTATGAAGGCGCTCGACCATTTTGACGTAAGCAAAGGCTACCATTTTATATCTTATGCAGTTTGGTGGATTCGCCAGAGCATAATGAAAGCGATTGTTGATTTTGGCCGCCCGATTCGTTTGCCTGTAAATAAAGATGCTGAGCTTACTGAAATAAAAAGAGCGTGCCACAGCGTAAATCCGCATGGAAAAAAATCAGAGGAAGAGGAGCTTGAAGAAGTTGCGCTCAAACTCGGAATGACAAAACATCACATAAGAGAAATGCTTAATATTTCGCAGGAAATGATAAGCTTGGATTCTCCTATCAGCGGCGATTCCGATACTGCACTTGTTGACACAGTTTCTGCCGGAACTTTTACGCCGGAAGATGCAGCCATCGATGCTTCTTTGAAAACTGAAATTGACAAGGCTTTTGTGGGCTTGGACAAAAAATCGGTTGAAGTTCTTAATATGCGCTACGGTCTTAACGGTCAAGGCGAAAGAACATTGAAAGAAGTCGGCGAAAAAATGAATCTTTCAAGAGAACGTGTCCGCCAGATTGAAAAACATGCGATTGCAAAAATCCGTGCAAACAAAATCTGCGACATTTCCCTTAAGGATTATGTTGCTTAA
- the recG gene encoding ATP-dependent DNA helicase RecG, producing the protein MILSELGAAVETLSGVGPAAAKKFASLNIFTVADLLSVFPRDYEDRTKRIPLRDYANFPKVHTICKVTAHQWFGYGKMKTLKIAITDGSANAWLVVFNRDFLAKSLPEGSIIAVTGKFETKYNELQSSSFEASRISFDGNLSDFENVPVPDSTVIPIYPLTEGLTQKIYRKTVAQALRQFAKNISNEIPEQIIKERNLLNKSEAILFIHQPQNLIQAQEARKTLIYEELYLFEYKMLERALTHRGTLPSQDFAPEAYPYFSTPDSETGLEQIKCEFQKSLSPRQKQIFSSLNFELTLDQMNSILEMNRDIDKSQTECNTMLNAPQKLSKPPFSMQRLLQGDVGSGKTLVSFFVCARTIDYGGQCAILAPTELLARQHAENAAKLLEPAGIRTAFLTGNLKASGRQPLLNALRDGNIDIVIGTHALFSRNTQYKNLQLAVIDEQHKFGVTQRESIISKGRISFKHMAHSPDLLMMSATPIPQTLALTAFGDLDISVIKTMPKGRLPVKTYLTVFGNERNVYEAIRKELNAGHQAYFVYPRIAENPQAEQTEKASLKSAEEMFDFLSKEVYPNFKCALIHGKTEDEQQAEILKNFSSGKIQILVATTVVEVGVDVPNATCIAIEHAEGFGLAELHQLRGRVGRGKFQSYCFLTYSKNITETGISRLKALHQSNDGFFIAEEDLKLRGPGEVFGTAQSGYFALNIADLSRDKEILKTARYDALCQLKQHNP; encoded by the coding sequence ATGATTCTTTCTGAACTTGGAGCCGCTGTAGAAACACTTTCTGGTGTAGGTCCTGCCGCGGCAAAAAAATTCGCCAGCCTGAATATTTTCACAGTAGCCGATTTGCTTTCTGTTTTTCCGCGCGACTACGAAGACAGAACAAAACGGATTCCGCTAAGAGATTACGCAAATTTTCCAAAAGTCCACACAATCTGCAAAGTGACGGCTCACCAGTGGTTCGGCTACGGAAAAATGAAAACCTTGAAAATCGCAATAACCGACGGAAGCGCAAACGCCTGGCTTGTTGTATTCAACCGAGACTTTCTTGCAAAATCTCTGCCAGAAGGAAGCATCATCGCCGTAACTGGAAAATTTGAAACAAAATACAACGAGCTTCAGTCTTCATCTTTTGAAGCTTCAAGAATTTCGTTCGACGGAAATTTATCGGACTTTGAAAATGTTCCAGTTCCAGACAGCACGGTAATTCCAATCTATCCGCTTACAGAAGGTCTCACGCAAAAAATCTACAGAAAAACTGTGGCGCAGGCATTAAGGCAATTCGCAAAAAACATAAGCAACGAAATTCCAGAACAAATCATAAAAGAACGGAATCTTTTAAATAAAAGCGAAGCGATTCTTTTTATTCATCAGCCGCAAAATTTAATTCAGGCGCAGGAAGCAAGAAAAACTTTAATTTACGAAGAGCTTTATCTTTTTGAATACAAAATGCTCGAACGCGCACTTACGCACCGCGGAACTTTGCCTTCGCAGGATTTTGCGCCGGAAGCATATCCGTATTTTTCCACGCCAGATTCAGAAACGGGGCTTGAGCAGATAAAATGTGAATTTCAAAAAAGCCTTTCACCGCGTCAAAAGCAAATTTTCAGCAGCCTGAATTTTGAGCTTACATTGGATCAGATGAATTCAATTTTAGAAATGAACCGCGACATTGACAAAAGCCAGACTGAATGCAACACAATGCTGAATGCTCCGCAGAAACTTTCAAAACCTCCGTTTTCCATGCAGCGGCTTTTGCAAGGCGATGTCGGTTCTGGAAAAACTCTTGTGTCTTTTTTTGTCTGTGCGCGGACAATTGATTACGGCGGACAATGCGCAATTCTTGCTCCCACGGAACTTCTTGCTCGCCAGCACGCGGAAAACGCCGCAAAACTTTTAGAGCCAGCCGGAATAAGAACAGCATTTCTCACAGGAAATTTAAAAGCTTCCGGCAGGCAGCCTCTTTTAAATGCTCTTAGAGACGGAAACATTGACATTGTAATTGGAACTCACGCGCTTTTCAGTAGAAACACGCAATACAAAAATCTTCAGCTTGCGGTAATAGACGAGCAGCATAAATTCGGAGTAACGCAAAGAGAATCGATTATTTCAAAAGGAAGAATTTCGTTCAAGCACATGGCGCATTCCCCGGATCTTTTGATGATGAGTGCAACACCGATTCCGCAGACATTGGCGCTGACTGCATTCGGCGACCTTGACATAAGCGTAATAAAAACCATGCCCAAAGGAAGGCTTCCTGTAAAAACTTATCTTACGGTTTTCGGAAATGAACGCAACGTCTACGAAGCCATAAGAAAGGAATTGAACGCAGGGCATCAGGCATATTTCGTTTATCCAAGAATCGCAGAAAATCCGCAGGCGGAGCAAACAGAAAAAGCCTCGTTAAAATCCGCGGAAGAAATGTTCGATTTTCTTTCAAAGGAAGTTTATCCGAATTTCAAATGCGCGCTTATCCACGGAAAAACTGAAGACGAACAGCAGGCTGAAATACTCAAAAATTTTTCAAGCGGAAAAATTCAAATTCTCGTTGCAACAACAGTCGTAGAAGTCGGTGTCGATGTTCCGAACGCAACTTGCATTGCAATTGAGCACGCCGAAGGATTTGGACTTGCGGAACTTCATCAGCTGCGCGGAAGAGTCGGGCGCGGAAAATTCCAGTCATACTGTTTTTTAACTTACAGCAAGAACATCACCGAAACTGGAATTTCACGATTAAAGGCACTGCACCAAAGCAATGATGGATTTTTCATTGCGGAAGAAGATTTAAAATTGCGCGGTCCTGGAGAAGTCTTTGGAACAGCCCAGTCAGGATATTTTGCATTGAACATAGCCGACTTAAGCCGTGATAAAGAAATTCTCAAGACCGCACGATACGACGCTTTATGCCAGCTTAAGCAACATAATCCTTAA
- a CDS encoding YggT family protein, giving the protein MFILRIISAFLSLYSLLCLLRIIITWIPNYSYSKPADILAQICDPYMNLFRGIKWLRFGSFDFSPALALCILGAGSQLFSSLANGGYINLQMILAMILGIFFSILSSLIFFLIILFAIRLILIMINKDSYNTSGFMANQIDNSISPIVYRIARTFAMGKRITYKAALIISIIALLFLQFALRILLALILSIIL; this is encoded by the coding sequence ATGTTTATCTTAAGAATAATTTCAGCTTTTTTATCACTATATTCTCTTTTATGTCTTTTGCGAATAATAATCACTTGGATTCCAAATTATTCATACAGCAAACCGGCGGACATTCTGGCACAAATATGCGATCCGTACATGAATCTTTTCCGCGGAATAAAATGGCTTAGATTCGGAAGCTTTGACTTTAGCCCTGCGCTTGCGTTGTGCATTTTGGGCGCAGGCTCGCAGCTTTTTTCAAGCCTTGCAAATGGAGGCTACATAAATCTCCAGATGATTCTGGCAATGATTCTTGGAATTTTCTTTTCAATTCTGTCATCGCTCATTTTCTTTCTGATAATTCTTTTTGCAATACGATTAATTTTGATAATGATAAACAAGGATTCGTACAACACAAGCGGATTCATGGCAAACCAGATTGACAACTCAATTTCGCCGATTGTCTATAGAATCGCAAGAACATTCGCAATGGGCAAACGCATAACTTACAAAGCCGCCTTGATAATTTCAATAATCGCCCTTTTATTTTTGCAGTTTGCATTAAGAATTCTTCTCGCGCTTATTTTGTCGATAATTTTGTAA